A single genomic interval of Camelina sativa cultivar DH55 chromosome 11, Cs, whole genome shotgun sequence harbors:
- the LOC104725461 gene encoding xylulose kinase-like isoform X2, with the protein MADLSLPPDSFFLGFDSSTQSLKATVLDSDLNIIKTELVHFDSDLPHYKTKDGVHRDTTVNGRIVSPTLMWVEALDLILQKLSSDSNFDFGKVIAVSGSGQQHGSVYWSKGSSEVLRSLDSKRSFKEQLENVFSVKESPIWMDSSTTMQCKEIENAVGGAMELSQITGSRAYERFTGPQIRKIFMTQGDTYKSTERISLVSSFMASLLIGDYASIDETDAAGMNLMDVKKRCWSKAALEATATGLEEKLGKLAPAYATAGSISQYFVERFGFAKNCVVVQWSGDNPNSLAGLTLSTPGDLAISLGTSDTVFGISKEHQPSLEGHVFPNPVDPDSYMVMLVYKNASLTREEIRDRCAEGSWDVFNKYLQQTQPLNNGKLGFYYTENEILPPLPVGSHRYILENFSGKSLDGVKEREVDEFDPPTEVRALIEGQFLSKRAHTERFGMPSPPIRIIATGGASANENILSLISAIFGCDVYTVQRPDSASLGAALRAAHGWLCNKKGTFVPISNLYEGKLEKTSLNCKLKVKAGDANVASTYGLLMTKMMEIENKLVEKLGHF; encoded by the exons ATGGCGgatctctctcttcctcccGATTCCTTCTTCCTCGGCTTCGACAGCTCTACCCA GTCTTTGAAAGCAACTGTGTTGGACTCAGACCTAAACATTATCAAAACCGAACTCGTTCATTTCGATTCTGATCTTCCTCATTACAAAACCAAAGACGGGGTTCACAGAGACACTACCGTCAACGGTAGAATCGTCTCCCCAACTCTCATGTGGGTGGAGGCACTTGATCTCATCCTCCAGAAGCTCTCCTCTGATTCCAATTTCGATTTCGGTAAGGTCATTGCTGTTTCCGGTAGCGGGCAGCAACACGGTAGTGTGTATTGGTCTAAAGGTAGTTCTGAGGTATTGAGATCTTTGGATTCAAAGAGATCTTTCAAAGAACAGCTCGAAAACGTTTTTTCGGTTAAGGAATCGCCTATATGGATGGATAGTAGTACAACAATGCAGTGTAAAGAGATTGAGAATGCTGTGGGTGGAGCTATGGAACTGTCTCAGATCACGGGGTCTCGTGCTTATGAGCGGTTCACTGGTCCGCAGATACGGAAGATTTTTATGACTCAGGGGGATACTTATAAGAGCACGGAGCGGATTTCGCTTGTTAGCTCTTTTATGGCGTCTTTGTTGATTGGAGATTATGCTTCCATTGATGAAACTGATGCAGCTGGGATGAATTTGATGGATGTAAAGAAACGTTGTTGGTCTAAAGCTGCTTTAGAG GCTACGGCTACAGGTTTGGAGGAAAAACTTGGGAAGTTAGCACCAGCTTATGCTACTGCTGGTTCCATTTCTCAGTATTTTGTTGAGAG GTTCGGTTTTGCAAAGAACTGTGTGGTTGTGCAGTGGTCAGGAGATAATCCTAATAGCTTGGCAG GTCTAACTCTTAGTACTCCTGGAGATCTGGCGATCAGTCTTGGGACCAGTGACACG GTATTTGGGATTAGCAAAGAACATCAACCCAGTCTTGAGGGCCATGTGTTCCCTAATCCTGTGGACCCTGACAGTTATATGGTAATGTTGGTTTACAAGAATGCTTCTCTCACCCGTGAAG AAATTCGTGACCGTTGTGCTGAGGGATCTTGGGATgtttttaacaagtatttgcaGCAAACACAGCCACTAAACA ATGGAAAACTCGGCTTCTACTACACTGAAAATGAAATTCTCCCACCACTCCCCG TTGGCTCCCATCGTTACATTCTTGAGAACTTCTCTGGTAAGTCTCTTGATGGTGTGAAAGAACGAGAGGTCGATGAGTTCGACCCTCCCACAGAG GTAAGGGCATTGATCGAAGGTCAGTTTCTTTCAAAACGGGCTCATACTGAGAGATTTGGTATGCCTTCCCCTCCGATCCGAATAATAGCGACAGGAGGTGCATCCGCTAATGAGAACATCTTGAGTTTGATCTCAGCAATCTTCGGATGTGATGTATATACTGTCCAAAGACCTG ATTCAGCATCACTAGGAGCTGCACTGAGAGCTGCTCATGGCTGGCTCTGCAACAAAAAAGGAACCTTTGTGCCAATCTCAAATCTCTACGAAGGGAAATTGGAGAAGACTTCTCTCAACTGCAAGCTCAAGGTAAAAGCAGGAGACGCAAACGTGGCTTCCACCTACGGTCTGTTGATGACTAAGATGATGGAAATAGAGAATAAGCTTGTGGAGAAGTTAGGCCActtctga
- the LOC104725461 gene encoding xylulose kinase-like isoform X1, translated as MADLSLPPDSFFLGFDSSTQSLKATVLDSDLNIIKTELVHFDSDLPHYKTKDGVHRDTTVNGRIVSPTLMWVEALDLILQKLSSDSNFDFGKVIAVSGSGQQHGSVYWSKGSSEVLRSLDSKRSFKEQLENVFSVKESPIWMDSSTTMQCKEIENAVGGAMELSQITGSRAYERFTGPQIRKIFMTQGDTYKSTERISLVSSFMASLLIGDYASIDETDAAGMNLMDVKKRCWSKAALEATATGLEEKLGKLAPAYATAGSISQYFVERFGFAKNCVVVQWSGDNPNSLAGLTLSTPGDLAISLGTSDTVFGISKEHQPSLEGHVFPNPVDPDSYMVMLVYKNASLTREEIRDRCAEGSWDVFNKYLQQTQPLNNGKLGFYYTENEILPPLPVGSHRYILENFSGKSLDGVKEREVDEFDPPTEVRALIEGQFLSKRAHTERFGMPSPPIRIIATGGASANENILSLISAIFGCDVYTVQRPDSASLGAALRAAHGWLCNKKGTFVPISNLYEGKLEKTSLNCKLKVKAGDANVASTYGLLMTKMMEIENKLVEKLGHF; from the exons ATGGCGgatctctctcttcctcccGATTCCTTCTTCCTCGGCTTCGACAGCTCTACCCA GTCTTTGAAAGCAACTGTGTTGGACTCAGACCTAAACATTATCAAAACCGAACTCGTTCATTTCGATTCTGATCTTCCTCATTACAAAACCAAAGACGGGGTTCACAGAGACACTACCGTCAACGGTAGAATCGTCTCCCCAACTCTCATGTGGGTGGAGGCACTTGATCTCATCCTCCAGAAGCTCTCCTCTGATTCCAATTTCGATTTCGGTAAGGTCATTGCTGTTTCCGGTAGCGGGCAGCAACACGGTAGTGTGTATTGGTCTAAAGGTAGTTCTGAGGTATTGAGATCTTTGGATTCAAAGAGATCTTTCAAAGAACAGCTCGAAAACGTTTTTTCGGTTAAGGAATCGCCTATATGGATGGATAGTAGTACAACAATGCAGTGTAAAGAGATTGAGAATGCTGTGGGTGGAGCTATGGAACTGTCTCAGATCACGGGGTCTCGTGCTTATGAGCGGTTCACTGGTCCGCAGATACGGAAGATTTTTATGACTCAGGGGGATACTTATAAGAGCACGGAGCGGATTTCGCTTGTTAGCTCTTTTATGGCGTCTTTGTTGATTGGAGATTATGCTTCCATTGATGAAACTGATGCAGCTGGGATGAATTTGATGGATGTAAAGAAACGTTGTTGGTCTAAAGCTGCTTTAGAG GCTACAGCTACAGGTTTGGAGGAAAAACTTGGGAAGTTAGCACCAGCTTATGCTACTGCTGGTTCCATTTCTCAGTATTTTGTTGAGAG GTTCGGTTTTGCAAAGAACTGTGTGGTTGTGCAGTGGTCAGGAGATAATCCTAATAGCTTGGCAG GTCTAACTCTTAGTACTCCTGGAGATCTGGCGATCAGTCTTGGGACCAGTGACACG GTATTTGGGATTAGCAAAGAACATCAACCCAGTCTTGAGGGCCATGTGTTCCCTAATCCTGTGGACCCTGACAGTTATATGGTAATGTTGGTTTACAAGAATGCTTCTCTCACCCGTGAAG AAATTCGTGACCGTTGTGCTGAGGGATCTTGGGATgtttttaacaagtatttgcaGCAAACACAGCCACTAAACA ATGGAAAACTCGGCTTCTACTACACTGAAAATGAAATTCTCCCACCACTCCCCG TTGGCTCCCATCGTTACATTCTTGAGAACTTCTCTGGTAAGTCTCTTGATGGTGTGAAAGAACGAGAGGTCGATGAGTTCGACCCTCCCACAGAG GTAAGGGCATTGATCGAAGGTCAGTTTCTTTCAAAACGGGCTCATACTGAGAGATTTGGTATGCCTTCCCCTCCGATCCGAATAATAGCGACAGGAGGTGCATCCGCTAATGAGAACATCTTGAGTTTGATCTCAGCAATCTTCGGATGTGATGTATATACTGTCCAAAGACCTG ATTCAGCATCACTAGGAGCTGCACTGAGAGCTGCTCATGGCTGGCTCTGCAACAAAAAAGGAACCTTTGTGCCAATCTCAAATCTCTACGAAGGGAAATTGGAGAAGACTTCTCTCAACTGCAAGCTCAAGGTAAAAGCAGGAGACGCAAACGTGGCTTCCACCTACGGTCTGTTGATGACTAAGATGATGGAAATAGAGAATAAGCTTGTGGAGAAGTTAGGCCActtctga
- the LOC104725462 gene encoding receptor-like protein kinase HSL1 (The sequence of the model RefSeq protein was modified relative to this genomic sequence to represent the inferred CDS: added 279 bases not found in genome assembly), whose amino-acid sequence MHLNFFTFFVLFFFFFFCFSNNQSWGLMSSNQQPQFFKLMKNSLFGDALSSWNVSDDVGTNYCDFIGVRCDGQGLVTDIDLSGWSLSGVFPDGICSYFPNLRVLRLSRNHLNSSSSFLSTIPSCSLLRELNMSSLYLKGTLPDFSSMKALRVIDMSWNHFTGSFPFSIFNLTDLEYLNFNENPELDLWTLPDSVSKLTKLTHMLLMTCMLHGNIPRSIGNLSSLVDLELSGNFLSGEIPKEIGNLSNLRQLELYYNYHLTGSIPEEIGKLKNLTDIDISVSRLTGSIPDSICSLPKLRVLQLYNNSLTGEIPKSLGNSRTLKILSLYDNYLTGELPPNLGSSSPMIALDVSENRLSGPLPAHVCKSGTLLYFLVLQNRFSGSIPETYGNCKTLIRFRVASNRLVGTIPQGVMSLPHVSIIDLAYNSLFGPIPNAIGGAWNLSELFMQGNIISGVMPHEISHATNLVKLDLSNNQLSGPIPSEIGRLRKLNLLVLQGNHLDSSIPESLSNLRSLNVLDLSSNLLTGRIPEDLSELLPTSINFSNNRLSGPIPVSLIRGGLVESFSDNPNLCVPPTAGSSDLKFPMCQEPRGKKKLSSIWAILVSVFILVLGGIMFYLRQRMSKNRAVIEQDETLASSYFSYDVKSFHRISFDQREILESLVDKNIVGHGGSGTVYRVELKSGEVVAVKKLWSQSSKDSASEDKMHLNKELKTEVETLGSIRHKNIVKLFSYFSSLDCSLLVYEYMPNGNLWDALHKGFVHLEWRTRHQIAVGVAQGLAYLHHDLSPPIIHRDIKSTNILLDVNYQPKVADFGIAKVLQARGKDSTTTVMAGTYGYLAPEYAYSSKATIKCDVYSFGVVLMELITGKKPVDSCFGENKNIVNWVSTKIDTKEGLIETLDKRLAESSRADMINALRVAIRCTSRTPTIRPTMNEVVQLLIDAAPQGGPDMTSKSTTKIKDLVLSSDHLTQTRL is encoded by the exons ATGCATCTCaattttttcaccttttttgttctcttcttcttcttcttcttttgcttcagcAATAACCAGTCATGGGGCTTGATGAGTTCTAACCAACAACCTCAGTTCTTCAAACTCATGAAAAACTCTCTCTTCGGCGACGCTTTGTCCTCTTGGAATGTTTCTGACGACGTTGGTACTAACTATTGTGACTTCATCGGAGTAAGATGCGACGGTCAAGGACTAGTAACTGATATTGACCTTTCCGGTTGGTCGCTCTCCGGGGTTTTCCCAGATGGGATTTGCTCTTACTTCCCAAACCTTCGTGTTCTACGTCTCTCTCGCAACCATCTCAACAGCAGCAGTAGCTTCCTTAGCACCATCCCTAGCTGTTCTCTGCTTCGAGAGCTAAACATGAGCTCTCTTTATCTCAAAGGAACTCTCCCTGACTTCTCATCAATGAAAGCTTTAAGAGTCATCGACATGTCTTGGAACCACTTCACTGGTAGCTTCCCTTTCTCGATTTTCAATCTCACTGATTTAGAGTATCTCAACTTCAATGAGAATCCAGAGCTCGACCTCTGGACTTTACCGGATTCTGTCTCTAAGCTCACGAAGCTCACACACATGCTCCTGATGACGTGTATGCTCCATGGTAACATCCCAAGATCCATTGGTAACTTGAGTTCTCTTGTTGATCTTGAACTTAGCGGAAACTTTCTCTCCGGTGAGATTCCAAAAGAAATTGGGAACCTTTCCAACCTAAGGCAGCTTGAGCTTTACTACAACTATCACTTAACCGGGAGTATACCAGAGGAAATCGGTAAACTCAAGAACCTTACGGATAT TTTGTACTTTCTTGTCCTACAAAACCGTTTCTCTGGTTCAATCCCTGAGACTTATGGGAACTGCAAGACCCTCATACGGTTCCGTGTTGCGAGCAACCGCCTCGTGGGAACCATACCACAAGGAGTTATGTCTCTGCCTCATGTCTCCATCATCGACTTGGCTTACAACTCCTTGTTCGGTCCAATACCTAATGCTATTGGAGGCGCTTGGAATTTGTCAGAGCTGTTTATGCAGGGTAACATAATCTCCGGTGTTATGCCTCAcgagatctctcatgccaccaATCTTGTGAAGCTTGATCTTAGTAACAATCAGTTGTCTGGTCCAATACCTTCAGAAATCGGAAGACTGAGGAAACTGAACTTACTTGTGCTGCAAGGCAACCATCTTGACTCTTCCATACCTGAATCGCTTTCTAATCTCAGATCTCTCAACGTTCTTGATCTGTCCAGTAATCTCCTAACCGGAAGAATCCCTGAAGACCTCTCCGAGTTGCTCCCAACCTCGATAAATTTCTCCAACAACCGGCTCTCTGGTCCCATCCCTGTCTCATTAATAAGAGGAGGTCTTGTAGAAAGCTTTTCGGATAACCCTAATCTCTGTGTTCCTCCAACTGCTGGTTCATCGGATTTGAAGTTTCCAATGTGTCAAGAGCCTCGCGGCAAGAAGAAGCTGAGCTCCATCTGGGCAATCCTTGTCTCAGTCTTCATCCTAGTCCTAGGGGGCATCATGTTCTACTTGAGACAACGGATGAGTAAAAACAGAGCAGTTATAGAGCAAGACGAGACCTTAGCATCTTCTTACTTCTCTTACGACGTCAAGAGTTTCCACCGCATAAGTTTCGACCAAAGGGAGATTCTCGAATCTCTTGTCGACAAGAACATTGTAGGTCATGGTGGTTCGGGTACGGTCTACAGAGTAGAGCTTAAATCGGGAGAAGTAGTTGCGGTGAAGAAACTATGGAGCCAAAGCAGCAAAGACTCAGCTTCCGAAGACAAAATGCATTTGAACAAGGAGTTGAAAACCGAAGTTGAGACCCTCGGGAGCATTCGCCATAAGAACATCGTGAAACTCTTCAGCTATTTCTCAAGTTTGGATTGTAGTCTTTTGGTGTACGAGTACATGCCTAATGGTAACTTATGGGATGCTCTTCACAAAGGCTTTGTTCACCTCGAGTGGCGTACTCGTCATCAAATCGCGGTCGGAGTAGCTCAAGGATTGGCTTACCTTCACCATGATCTCTCACCGCCAATCATTCATCGTGACATCAAATCCACAAACATCTTGTTGGATGTAAACTATCAGCCTAAAGTTGCTGATTTTGGCATTGCAAAGGTGTTACAGGCTAGAGGAAAAGATTCAACCACAACCGTTATGGCTGGCACCTATGGTTACTTGGCCCCAG AATATGCGTACTCATCCAAAGCAACGATCAAATGCGACGTATACAGTTTCGGGGTTGTGTTAATGGAGCTCATCACAGGGAAAAAACCGGTGGATTCATGTTTCGGGGAGAACAAAAACATAGTGAACTGGGTGTCAACAAAGATTGACACAAAAGAAGGATTGATTGAGACACTAGACAAAAGATTAGCTGAATCATCGAGAGCCGATATGATCAACGCCTTGCGTGTGGCTATCCGTTGTACCAGCAGAACTCCAACAATCCGTCCTACCATGAACGAAGTCGTCCAGCTTCTCATCGACGCAGCGCCTCAAGGAGGACCTGACATGACCTCTAAATCCACAACAAAGATTAAAGATTTAGTACTATCATCAGATCATCTCACACAAACAAGACTCTAG